The genomic stretch CATCCTTCGGCTCTGGATCTCACAGATACATGGTCCACTCCAAAATTTTCGTATAGTGCAGCGTCCAGTTCAATCACTATGTTCAATCGTTATTCGCTGATGTCGGCCTGTGTCATCAGGTCATCGACGACGGTGCGAATGGCTTCATCCAGCCGTTCCGTTTCCAGTTGCGTCCGGATGCTGTCCCGCAATGTGTCATAGCTGGGAATCTGCCTGTCTCCAGTCGCATCGGGTTCGCACAATCCCCATTCATTGCCGGGCGTGGTGGGTGTACCGGGCGTGCCGTCCGCAAAAGATACAAGCGTTGATGGGTTGACCGGCGGCGATACGTTCCGTCTGACTTCGCTGTTTGCTTGCGGCGCCACCGAATCCCGGTCCGGCGCGGCGCGGCGAGCGAATGAAGTCAGCCGGCCGGCCGTTAGCAGACGATCAGCGGTCTCTGCGGAAACCGTCGATCTTTGCGTGCTCGTCTCCAGGCTTTTGATGACCTGTGCATAGCGAGCCCAGACATCGGCCTCGGTCACTGCCGAGGGACGCACCGTATCGCGCAGGTACTGCCGGATAACTTCGATGATTCCACTCGCTTCAGACGCTCGCCGAATACCCCGCGTCGCATTGACATGCCGCGGTTTCTCCGCAGCCTGCCGCAATAATTCCATTGCGATGAGGCGGTGCCTGAGCGTGCGGCGCAAGACAGTCGTGTCGCGCGCACCGGACACGGTAACCGCGTTATCGAGGTCCGCTTGCGTGATGATCTCATCGTTGACGGTCGCGACGATTACGGATGACGGTGGTCGTGATCCACTCGTGGCAGCCAATGCCGATGTGCCGCCCTCTGCCATCACCCCAAGAGGACATGCACAGGCGACAAATGCGGCAAACCTGGCGATGAAAGAATGGATCCTGCACGTCATCTGTTCGACCCTCTCGGCAGCATTTTTCAAGCTGCCATCAGGACGAATTTACAAGGTCACGACGGATCCAGAACCTATCAAACAGGATAGGGATTTTTGTCCGGTCTTTTTGGTAAAACCTCAGCTATCTTGGCTGAGTTGCACGCGGCGATTCGACGTCCGTCTGCGCAACATCTTGTAGACATGGCCTCGAGCAAACGGCCAGGGCGATGTGTCACATCAATGTATGGCGAGCGATCGCGTCAATAAATCACCTCGGGGTGCGGACCATGCGCGTGACTACTGCGATGCAGACAGAAGAGCCGTTTGCGCTCATCCGGTTCATTACACAGAGGTATGCGCGGCTGGTACTCGTGGCCTTCGCGCTCGTTCCTGCTTATCTGATCGGCTACCTGTACTTCTTTCAGGACCGGACGCTCAAATTCGAGAATCACGCGTTTCATGAAATTGCCATCGCGGTGGCGACGCTCGAGGGTCTCTTTGTTACGTATGTGACGTGGCAGTGTTACCGCTCTTCCGGCGAGCCATTGCTGCGATGGATGATGCTAGGTTTCTTCGGGTTCGTCCTGATCTACGCGCTGCATGGAGCGTTCACGGGATTCGCGCATCACGACATCTGGCTCTTCCTCGCGTACGGGCCGGCATCGCGGCTGGCAATGTCGGTTTTGCTGCTGATCGCGCTGTTATCGTACCGGCAGCCTGCAGATCCCGCCGGCCGGCGCGTGGGGAGAAGATACTGGCTGACCTGGGCTATCGCCTTCCTTGTCGTGGACGTACTGGTCGCACTTCTGGCGACTTCGACGTTTGCCGGCATCGCTCCACTGCGACTCATGGAGAGCGCCGCGCTCATTCTCTCGGTACTGAATGTTGCCGTCCTGATGCTGCGCCGGATCCGATCCCCGCTGATGGTGATCTACGGCATCTCGGTGACGTCGTTTGCGCTGTCGTCGCTTGCGTTCCTTCTGGGAAGCCCGTGGAACCACATGTGGTGGCTGGCACATGTCATCTTCGCCAGCGGATTCTTTCTGCTCAGTTATGGCGTCGTCCAGGCCTTTCTCACGACCCGGTCATTCGCCACGATCTACAGTCATGAGGAATTGACAGCGCGGCTCGCCGAGGCGATGGCGCGCACGGAAAGCGCGTTGCAGGAAGTGCAGCGCACTAACCAGAAGCTCGAGCATCTGGCGGCGACCGACCCGCTGACGGGCGCGGCGAACCGGCGTCATTTCATCGAACGTGTCGAAGCAGAGGTCGCGCGCGCCCGGAGAGACGGTATCCCGTTTTCCCTGCTGGCGCTTGATCTCGATAACTTCAAATGGGTTAACGATGCCTATGGGCATCAGGTCGGTGACACAGTCCTGCAGGGGTTCGTACAGGCATGCCTCGACGCGATCCGGCCATACAATGGCGTCGCGCGGGTTGGCGGTGAGGAGTTCATGGTGCTGCTGTCCCGCACGTCGCTAGATGCTGCCCTCGCGATCGGCGAACGTATCCGCGCGGCGACTGCCGGCACCACATTCGCGGGTGAAACCGGACGCAAGGTTTCCATCACGGTCAGTATCGGCATCTCCCAGTTCGGCAGTGATGGCGACACGATCGATGCCCTTCTTCGTACCGCCGACCAGCGGCTCTACCACGCGAAGCGTCATGGCCGCAACCGTGTGACAGCTACATAGCAGGTGGATAGGCGTGCAGGTATGGACGCGCGGATGAGATTGAACAACAGGCCGCACGTTCGACAGGCTTTGCCGCCCAGTGACATTCAAGCCGCCTGGCGTATCCTGTCCTGTGGGGAGCAGGTCACCGCCCTCTTCCATCGCATGTCCCGACTGATCCAGTCCATGCATGATGGGTTTTTACACGGCGGGCAAGCTTTCATGTGAATGAAATGCTATAACTGTCATGCCCGCGCGTACGCGGCAGCTTACCTGATGGCGATCGCCTTCAGCCTGAGCCGCACCAGAGTTCTGCGACCTCAAAGAGGGGACGCGCATGCCTGTGAATGTCGCATGGCGGGAGGCGGTTGTGTCGCGTCGACGCAACCTGCTGGAAGTGATGATTCTGATTGCGGTTATCGCACTGGCTTTGCTCGCCGGGTACCACTTCGCATCCGAACGGTCACAGGCGCAGCAACGGGTCGTAACGCAGGATATCCACGACTCGATTGATCGCATCATGACGGCCAGCCGCGTTGACGAACGCAGACTCGCGAATCTTGCCGGCACGCCCTGCCCGGACATTCAGGCAGAGCTCACCTTGCGGGACGTATTCGTCCCGTATCGCCGGTCCGCGATGATGGTTCGGGACGGGCAGGTGTACTGCGCGACCCTGCTCGGACATCTGTCCATTCCCGTCACCGCCTATCTCGGTCGTAGTGGTGCCGGGCAGCAGATCACTCTGCTGGCCGGAACCCCGATGATGCCGGACGTGCCTGTCATGGTGATCTATGCCCCGGTCGACAGCCGACGCGGCATCCTGTACGTCGTCGAGGGCGCCTACATCGCAGACATTCTCGCGCGCGCCAGGACGTCGGGTGCAAGGAGCGCGTCGGTCTCAGATGGGGCGGGCGGCACAATCACGAGCGACGGCCGGTTCGTGAAAACCGATGCGCATGCGTCAGATATGAGTGAGATCCTTGTCAGGGTGGAAGCAGACGCCGCGCGGCTAAGAGCAGACCTCATCCTGACCGAAATCTTTGCGTTACTGGCCGGCCTCATTGCCTGCGCAGTGCTGATTGGCGGGTATCACGCGGGTTTCACACCGCGTCAGCGACTGGAAAGACAGGTTCGTGCAGGCCTGCGGCGCAATGAATTTTACGTGGAGTATCAGGCGATCGTCGACCTGGAAACGGGTGCGTGGACGGGTGCCGAGGCGCTGCTGCGCTGGCGGCATCCGCGGCTGGGTCTGATCATGCCGGGTACATTCATCGGCGAGATAGAAACGACTTCTGTCATTGCGCCGCTGACCGATTTCGTACTGGCGACGGCGCTCGCGGAACTGGAGTCCTGCAGTTTTCCGGACGGCTTCAGGGTCAACATCAATCTCGCACCGAAGCATATTGAAATGCACTGCTTTCCGCATGACATCGCTTCGACGCTCAGACATCGGCCCACGCGCTTCCAGGTTGTGCTCGAGATCACAGAGCGCGGACTGCTCAACGGTCTGGCTGTCAGCCACGGGAACCTGATGAGCCTCAAGAGCTATGGCGTGAAGTACGCTGTCGATGATTTCGGCACGGATAACAGTAACCTCGCCCTGCTGCAGCGTTTTCCGTTCGACTACATCAAGATCGACCGGCAGTTCATCATCGGAATAGCCGGTCACGGCCGACAGCTGGTTGAGGGAATCACCTATCTTGCAAACAAGCTTCACCTGACCGTGGTCGCAGAAGGTGTCGAGGAACCCGGGCAACGCGACGCGCTGAAGGAAATCGGCATCAGGTACGCACAGGGTTACCTGTTCCAGAGGCCGGCAAGCATCCTGGAGTTCGAGCGGATGTACCATCATTTACTTCACAACCCGTCGCAAGAGCCGATGGATGTGCCCGGCCGATAACTAGACCCTCCTGACTACGATACTTGAGCGCCTACACGCGGGGATACTATCTTGATCTCCCATCGGCCGCTCCCGGTTGCCGGGAGTGAACGAGGAAGCGGGCAAACCGGCTCTTGTATTTTTCACGATAGCGACATAGCCAGTCCCATACCCCGGCGCGACCGAACGCGCGCTGACGGCCTCCGTCTCGACCCTGGCCTGGATTTCCAGGCCGTGGTAGGTATAGACACGCTTCACGTGATCTTCCGCATAGTGAGGGCGAAGCTCAACGCCGGGCGCTGCCCCGGTTCCACCAGTCGCGACGGTAATCCAGTCGTCTGAGCAGTTTTCGGTGCATCTTCTCCCGGTGATAGTGAACGGCGACGAACCCTGTTGCCGTCACCAGCACGAACGAACCTACGACGATTGCCACCGCTTCACTCATCGGAACCTCCATTGCTGATCTCTCGGGTTCACTGCAGGTGTTGCCCGCCGTTGATCGCAATGTTGGCGCCGGTCACGAAGCCCGCTTCGCGCGAGCACAGGTACAGCACGAGTGCGGCAACTTCGCCCGGCTGCCCGAGCCGGCCGACCGGAATCTGCGGAATGATCTTCGTCTCGCGGATTGCCTCGGGCACTGCCATCACCATCTTCGTCGCGATATAGCCGGGCGAGATCGTGTTGACGGTGACGCCTTTTTTCGCCACCTCGAGCGCCAGCGATTTCGTGAAACCATGCATGCCGGCCTTTGCCGCCGCATAGTTGGTCTGCCCGAACCCACCCTTGGACCCGATGATCGACGATACGTTGATGATGCGGCCCCAGCCGCGCTCGACCATGCTGTCGCACACTGATTTCGTCATGTTGAACACCGAATCGAGGTTGGTGCGGATTACCGCGTCCCAATTGACCTTGTCCAGTTTTTTGAAGCTGGCGTCGCGCGTGATGCCGGCGTTGTTGATCAGGATGTCGATCGGTCCGACTTCCGCTTTGATCCGCGCCATGCATTTTTCGCACGAATCGTAGTCGGCGACGTCGACCGCGTATGCGCGAAACTGTCGTCCCTCGGCTTCCATGCGTGCGAGCCACTCGTTCGCACCGGTGTTGCCGGGCGAATAGGTGACTACAACCGCGTAACCGGCGTCATGCAACTTGATGCTGATCGCCTCGCCCAGCCCACCCATGCCGCCCGTTACTACCGCGATCTGCTTTGTCATCGAATCGTCCTCACAAATACCAGCGGCGTGCTCGTCTGGAGCAACACTGCCTTCAGTCAAAAAATTGGATGCATTGCAAATACCGGGTTCTCATCCAAAATGAATAAAGGAATCCTACATATAAAAAATATGGAACCGATAACGCGGGCATCGCTGCCCGCATGAGTCTTAGTGCTTCGCACTCGCAGTTACGGCGGCCGATTCGTCACTGCGCCTGCCGGCCTTGGACGTTGAGGCCGTGACGGCTTCGAGATTGGTCCCGGCCATCTCTACGGCCTGTTGCCCCGTCTTCTGCAGCGATTCGCACAGAGTGGTGGTGGCGTTGATCGCGGACTTCCACGCGGCGATCGCCGCTTCGGAACCCGCGGGAGCACTCTTCGCCGCTTCCTCGATGAACATCTGCACGCGGGCGTTATACCGTTCGTACTGTGTCTGTGCGAGTTGCGCGACCTCAGCCTGCGTGGTTGACGCGATTTCGAAGAGTTGACGGCCGTATGACAGTGATTTCTCAGCGAAAGGCGCAGTGAAACCGGCTTGCGGTGTGAACCACTGCTGCGGGTCTGATATGCCGGGCGCCTTCGTCAGGTTCTCTAGCGACTCCGCCAGCGTGGACTTGACGACCTGCAGGTTTAGCGCAACCAGTTTTTCGACGCCTTCAAAGACCATGCCGGTCAATCCGAAGAATGCGTCGAGGCTGGCCTTCTGCGATGCGGCGATTTGCTCGGGACTCGATAGAGCCATTGTTGAAATTCCTCAGGATTCAGTCCGCCGCGCGAAGCCCCGATCGACCGGATGTCACGCTGCGGATGGCGATGATGGATGGACCGAAGCGCAAGGACGCCTGCCAGGCAGCATGCGTCGCGAATCCTTCGGAGGGTCGTTACAGCAAGAGGCACTACACATTAAAGTCCAACAAAAGCTGCTTCGCTTATTTTTTCTTCGGCGCGCTCGCCGCGTGGTTCAGCGGTGCACGCCGCAATTTCCTAGCGCCTACGCGCGACAGCCTTGAGAATGGAAGCGCCTTCGCTTGTGACATGAGGACGTGGATGACCCGACGCGAGCCTTTCCAGTGATATGAGTTGACGCTCCAGCAGCATGTCGAGCTCGGCGCGGCCCAGTTCGATCTGATCGGGCGCGTCCTTGATGAGCATCAGGGTGGCGAATTCATGGGGACTCAGCATATCGTCTCCTCGATTTAGTCTGTCTATGCCGCAAGTATCGATTACCCTCACCGCAGCGAATATTCCCGTCGCCTCTTAGCGAACGTTCAGGAAATCCTTACGGAGACGTCATCATAACCGCTGAATTTTCAAATGCAATATGCGGAGTACCTTTTTGATTTGTCTGTTTATTTGTTCTGCATATGGAGGCGACGCGGTGCAGTCGTCGTGCCGGTGCGTTGGGCAGGGCATGGGCCGATTTAGACGAATGGCGCAGCGGCGCGCCCCTATTCAAATTTGAATATGGCGTTTATAGGTCAGAATTCTCTTTACAGACATGGCCGCTTATAACCTGAAATTGCGAAATATTTATTACATCCCGCGCGAGTCGATTATTTTCAGATTTTTTACAGAGAGAAGACTCAATAAGCATTGACTTCTCCCGCTGTCGCGAAGGACCTGGAATGTCGGCAAAACCACATCGGATCACTACACTTCACTATGTCCGGATCCGCCACTGCGGCACGGGATTGCTCCGAGATGCATCGATGTGTAGTCCTTTATATGTTGTTTACGTGTCGCGCCGCCATATCAAGCCAATTGAGTCTTCTGGCGTTCTCCTGAGGAAGTCAAGTATCTCTGCCTTCGGGGTCGAAAATATCGGAGGTCTCGTTATCATGGACTTCTCCGGAACCGTAACATCGGGTGCAGAGCTTCCACAGCTCTCCGTCGCATTTTGGGCACGTGATGGTGCTGGACGTCTGAGACATGTCGGAAACAGTCTCGATTTCGGTTATCTGCACCTTTCCCGTCCCGCCACATTTTTCGCACTTGATTTTTCCTTGGCCACCACATTGCTGACAGGTAGTCATGCCCCCCTCCTGGGTGGTTAGGTGTACGTGACCATACTACTCCGAGCGCCTGAGAACACGAAGCCAGATGCTGACCTCCACGAACTCGCGCGGTTCCGTGCCGGACGACGAGAACTTGTCGGTGTAGTGCTGGGCCAATTGTGTTTTTTTGAGAACTCGTGACGCATCTACGGGGCGATCAGCGCCACGTCGAGCATTCTGAGAGCGGAAAGGCTGCACTGCCATGATTCCTGCCGGCAGGATTGTCGTCGTCTGGACTCACGCACGAACCTATAGGCGAATCGCAACCTCGGGCTGAGCGCAAGCCCATTTTAACCCTCCAGCGAAAACGGTGAACCGCCAGTGTTTTCCTCGAACCATTGAAACGCGTCCTCAGCGCTGATAAAGCTGACGCGCTCGCGCACTGTCTTGAGCGTTTTGACTTCCTCCTTGATGTCGGGCGGTGGGCTGCCATACGCATTGAGTACTGCCTTGCCTGCTAATACCCGTTCCAGTCTGACATTCTCCAGTTCGAGCGTGACCTTGAAAAAGCCGCGCGAGGTAGGATTGTTGGTAAGGCTGTCGTCCGCGACGATGACCTGGACTGAGGTATCCGAGTCAGCAGCATCGCCCCACAGGGTCGCGGTATCGGTCAAATCTGTGCCGATAAGTTCACCAGCACGGGCATAGCCGTCCTGCACGCTGGTGACGGTTTTGTGAATCGGGTCGATGAGGAACGATACATCCACAGGGGTCTCTCCATCAGGTCTGGGCCTATGCGGACCATGATACACACCGATGCCACGTACGAAAGCATGCCCCTCGAAGCCTGTATGTGGATTTACGAATGCCGATATTGCAAGACTGTCATTATGCCAAAAGTGGGCGACAACTGCGTATTCTGCTCATATGGCACCATCAGGTGCCCTCCGATGTAGCGAGCGGGGTCGTGTTGCTCTTAGCAATGCTTACGGCCGGGATCTGCACTCGCCGGTTCGGCAATCATTTTTTCTGAACCAGGTGCCGGGAAGTACCCGTTCGTCCATGACAGAGATTTGCTGGCTCCTACAGCGTGGGTAAGCGCTCGAAGTTGTCAAAGCGGGCAAATGGCGGCTGCAATTCGGTTACCTCGAGCGTGTCGACAAGCGCTGCGGACATGCCCTCACTGAGCCATGCGCACATTTCTTCCAGCTGCTCCGGCGAGCCCTGCAGCATCGCCTCTACCGACCCATCCATACGGTTGCGAACCCAGCCGGTGATGCCTAGCGCGGTCGCGCGGCGTACACACGCCTCTCGATAGCCGATGCCCTGTACCTGACCACGCACCTGGACCAGTCGGGTCTCAAGCGGTTCGTCCTTGTCGTGAGATTCCATGGGCGTACTCCGGTTGCAGGTTCATGCACCTGCAAGGGTGGTTCAATGGAACAGTTCGGACGCAATTGACTACTTGCGCACGTCCTCCTGCAAGCATTTCAGTCGAATTGCAAGCCAGGCGGGTACGCGAACCCTACGAAGGTCGTAGAACGTTCTCGAGGTCATCAAGCGACAGCGGCTTGATGAGATGGGCATCAAATATCCGTTCATCAGTCTCGGGTCTGCTGGTCACATCGGAGGAGCCCGTCAGGGCCACCAGCCTCGTCAGCGAGCATTCCGCCCGGAGTCGAAGCAACTGTGCCAGTTCAGGCCCGTCGATATCCGGCATCGAGAT from Paraburkholderia hospita encodes the following:
- a CDS encoding SurA N-terminal domain-containing protein, whose translation is MKNAAERVEQMTCRIHSFIARFAAFVACACPLGVMAEGGTSALAATSGSRPPSSVIVATVNDEIITQADLDNAVTVSGARDTTVLRRTLRHRLIAMELLRQAAEKPRHVNATRGIRRASEASGIIEVIRQYLRDTVRPSAVTEADVWARYAQVIKSLETSTQRSTVSAETADRLLTAGRLTSFARRAAPDRDSVAPQANSEVRRNVSPPVNPSTLVSFADGTPGTPTTPGNEWGLCEPDATGDRQIPSYDTLRDSIRTQLETERLDEAIRTVVDDLMTQADISE
- a CDS encoding GGDEF domain-containing protein, which codes for MTTAMQTEEPFALIRFITQRYARLVLVAFALVPAYLIGYLYFFQDRTLKFENHAFHEIAIAVATLEGLFVTYVTWQCYRSSGEPLLRWMMLGFFGFVLIYALHGAFTGFAHHDIWLFLAYGPASRLAMSVLLLIALLSYRQPADPAGRRVGRRYWLTWAIAFLVVDVLVALLATSTFAGIAPLRLMESAALILSVLNVAVLMLRRIRSPLMVIYGISVTSFALSSLAFLLGSPWNHMWWLAHVIFASGFFLLSYGVVQAFLTTRSFATIYSHEELTARLAEAMARTESALQEVQRTNQKLEHLAATDPLTGAANRRHFIERVEAEVARARRDGIPFSLLALDLDNFKWVNDAYGHQVGDTVLQGFVQACLDAIRPYNGVARVGGEEFMVLLSRTSLDAALAIGERIRAATAGTTFAGETGRKVSITVSIGISQFGSDGDTIDALLRTADQRLYHAKRHGRNRVTAT
- a CDS encoding EAL domain-containing protein; this translates as MPVNVAWREAVVSRRRNLLEVMILIAVIALALLAGYHFASERSQAQQRVVTQDIHDSIDRIMTASRVDERRLANLAGTPCPDIQAELTLRDVFVPYRRSAMMVRDGQVYCATLLGHLSIPVTAYLGRSGAGQQITLLAGTPMMPDVPVMVIYAPVDSRRGILYVVEGAYIADILARARTSGARSASVSDGAGGTITSDGRFVKTDAHASDMSEILVRVEADAARLRADLILTEIFALLAGLIACAVLIGGYHAGFTPRQRLERQVRAGLRRNEFYVEYQAIVDLETGAWTGAEALLRWRHPRLGLIMPGTFIGEIETTSVIAPLTDFVLATALAELESCSFPDGFRVNINLAPKHIEMHCFPHDIASTLRHRPTRFQVVLEITERGLLNGLAVSHGNLMSLKSYGVKYAVDDFGTDNSNLALLQRFPFDYIKIDRQFIIGIAGHGRQLVEGITYLANKLHLTVVAEGVEEPGQRDALKEIGIRYAQGYLFQRPASILEFERMYHHLLHNPSQEPMDVPGR
- the phbB gene encoding acetoacetyl-CoA reductase → MTKQIAVVTGGMGGLGEAISIKLHDAGYAVVVTYSPGNTGANEWLARMEAEGRQFRAYAVDVADYDSCEKCMARIKAEVGPIDILINNAGITRDASFKKLDKVNWDAVIRTNLDSVFNMTKSVCDSMVERGWGRIINVSSIIGSKGGFGQTNYAAAKAGMHGFTKSLALEVAKKGVTVNTISPGYIATKMVMAVPEAIRETKIIPQIPVGRLGQPGEVAALVLYLCSREAGFVTGANIAINGGQHLQ
- a CDS encoding phasin family protein; this encodes MALSSPEQIAASQKASLDAFFGLTGMVFEGVEKLVALNLQVVKSTLAESLENLTKAPGISDPQQWFTPQAGFTAPFAEKSLSYGRQLFEIASTTQAEVAQLAQTQYERYNARVQMFIEEAAKSAPAGSEAAIAAWKSAINATTTLCESLQKTGQQAVEMAGTNLEAVTASTSKAGRRSDESAAVTASAKH
- a CDS encoding GDCCVxC domain-containing (seleno)protein, with translation MWIYECRYCKTVIMPKVGDNCVFCSYGTIRCPPM
- a CDS encoding acylphosphatase, with translation MESHDKDEPLETRLVQVRGQVQGIGYREACVRRATALGITGWVRNRMDGSVEAMLQGSPEQLEEMCAWLSEGMSAALVDTLEVTELQPPFARFDNFERLPTL